The Flavobacterium sp. CBA20B-1 genome includes the window TGGTTGTAGTCTTTATCGGCTGTATTTAATCCCGCTTGTGCTTGTGCCCCCGTGTTCCCCAACATAAAGGCCGTGAACAAAGCGGCTGTGTATATCCCTTTTTTCATTTTTCTTTATTTTTAGAAGAAACGCGGCGAGTTCACGCGGCGGTATCTGTTAAACAATTCAAAGCGCATAAAAATCTCGTGTGAGCCGTTGTTGTAATTTCGCAAGGCTTTAATATCGCTGTCGTAGCTATAGCCTATGAATAATCCGTCGGTTACTTGGAAGCCTGCCAAGGCACTCCATGCGGCATCCCAGCGATATGCGGCTCCTAAAGTAAACTTCTCGTTGATTAAGAAGTTCCCTGTGATATCGGCTTGTAATGGTGCGCCTTCTACTGCTTTTAACAAAAATGCCGGTTTGAATTTCAACATTGGGTTCAACTCAAATACGTGACCTCCCATTAAAAAATAGTGCATCTTTTGCTGCATCGTGCTTTGTACGTTGTCGTCGTAGCGCGTAGTTTCTAAAAAATGGGGTACCGATAATCCTACATACGTTTGCTCGTTATGCCAATAAACACCTGCTCCTATGTTTGGAGTGAATTGGTTGTTGATGTCTGTAAGAATCTGCGGATCGTTCGGGTTGTATTTGTTCAGCCTGGAATAGGCTACATTCAGCATATTGGCTGATCCTTTTAAACCGAAGCTTAATTTGCTGCCGCGG containing:
- a CDS encoding PorP/SprF family type IX secretion system membrane protein; translated protein: MNISKNINRLLLGVLLLGCAKAHSQQDPQYTNYMYNTININPAYAGSRGALSIFGLHRSQWVGLEGAPTTNSFSINTPIAESKVGLGVSFVNDRLGVTDENTLSVDFSYTLDLNNRGSKLSFGLKGSANMLNVAYSRLNKYNPNDPQILTDINNQFTPNIGAGVYWHNEQTYVGLSVPHFLETTRYDDNVQSTMQQKMHYFLMGGHVFELNPMLKFKPAFLLKAVEGAPLQADITGNFLINEKFTLGAAYRWDAAWSALAGFQVTDGLFIGYSYDSDIKALRNYNNGSHEIFMRFELFNRYRRVNSPRFF